Proteins encoded together in one Terriglobus saanensis SP1PR4 window:
- a CDS encoding pyridoxamine 5'-phosphate oxidase family protein, with product MSEKDYSGKEGLKKIAELVKGIKFTMLTTVLEDGTLHARPMATQDLEEDSFDGNIYFVARGDSPKAEEIREDQNVLLSYSDADDGKFISVQGVASLSKDKALIHKYWNASYKAWFPEGENDPAVTVIKVKVTGAQYWEANSSRIVRLGQIAIAAITGGKTDVGDAGKIAV from the coding sequence ATGAGCGAGAAAGACTACAGCGGCAAAGAGGGCTTGAAGAAGATTGCGGAACTGGTGAAGGGAATCAAGTTCACCATGCTGACGACCGTCCTGGAGGACGGCACGCTGCACGCGCGTCCCATGGCGACGCAGGACCTTGAGGAAGACAGCTTTGATGGGAATATCTATTTCGTGGCGCGGGGCGATTCGCCCAAGGCCGAGGAGATCCGCGAGGACCAGAATGTGCTCCTGAGCTACTCCGACGCGGACGATGGCAAGTTCATCTCAGTTCAGGGCGTGGCGTCACTCTCGAAGGACAAGGCACTGATTCACAAGTACTGGAACGCTTCCTACAAAGCCTGGTTTCCCGAAGGCGAGAACGATCCAGCCGTCACGGTGATCAAAGTGAAGGTGACTGGAGCTCAGTACTGGGAAGCTAATTCCAGCAGGATTGTGCGTCTGGGACAGATCGCGATCGCCGCGATCACGGGTGGGAAGACGGATGTCGGCGATGCGGGAAAGATTGCTGTTTAG
- a CDS encoding PepSY-associated TM helix domain-containing protein, with the protein MAETETPPKVAARPRNPPTRGAIVRRKTAVVSRWLHIYLSMVSFALVLFFSVTGLTLNHTEWFDGQQRTVTSTGNMPLALLAKPDELRIVEQIRNVHHVRGAMSDFRTEDNQITVSFKGPGYSADAGITRATGKYELVEVRNGFVAVMNDLHKGRDTGKTWGWVIDVSAVLLVLVSLSGFALIFFLYKRRTAGLVVAAVGAIVIVVMYRCFVP; encoded by the coding sequence GTGGCCGAGACCGAGACTCCACCGAAGGTTGCAGCCAGACCGAGAAACCCACCTACGCGGGGCGCGATCGTGCGCCGCAAGACGGCGGTCGTCTCTCGCTGGCTGCATATCTACCTGTCGATGGTCTCGTTCGCCCTCGTGCTCTTCTTCTCCGTCACCGGCCTCACCCTCAATCACACGGAATGGTTCGATGGCCAACAACGGACCGTCACCAGCACGGGCAATATGCCTTTGGCGCTTCTGGCCAAACCGGATGAACTGCGGATCGTGGAACAGATCCGCAACGTGCATCACGTCCGTGGAGCCATGTCGGACTTCCGCACCGAAGACAACCAGATCACCGTCTCCTTCAAAGGCCCCGGCTACTCTGCCGATGCGGGCATCACGCGCGCCACCGGCAAGTACGAACTCGTCGAAGTCCGCAACGGCTTCGTCGCCGTGATGAACGATCTCCACAAGGGCCGCGATACGGGCAAGACCTGGGGATGGGTCATCGATGTCTCCGCAGTCCTGCTCGTCCTGGTTTCGCTCTCAGGCTTTGCCCTGATCTTCTTCCTCTACAAACGCCGCACCGCGGGACTTGTCGTCGCCGCGGTGGGAGCTATCGTAATCGTCGTAATGTATCGCTGCTTTGTACCGTAG
- a CDS encoding DUF2271 domain-containing protein, whose product MARISRKIIRSIASVSASLTAASAPVALSAPTPQPAAEQATTHAWTFHHENVLGTSMEVTLRASDKVSAQRAETALLAVLDSRTSVLSAWNPQSELSRWAATRGTTEKVSPELMRVLVAFDTWRDRTNGALDASAETAARVWKEATAEGRTPTDTEIRRAVVAMQQPHWTLDRTNGTATRLSDAPLALASFAKSLIASDAADAALASGARGVMLNIGGDIVARGDMTQIVDIANPAAHAETEAAMDQVIVTDRAVATSGSYRRGFDLTSNLGAPQFVPQFSHIVDPRTAQPAGHILSSTVIAHDAETAGALATAFSVLQPEESAALAAKTPGVAYLLVTRDGTRIASRNWSEYQTNSVLEVAYVAAHGKSAAPSSAAWNQSFELMIQLELARIDSPRYRRPYVAVWVEDKDHFPVRTLALWLQKPRWLPDLKSWYRDDQVRSMAEGSDLSKTVSSATRAPGTYTLKWDGKDNDGKLVQAGKYTICVEVTREHGTYEIQRQEMDFNAKPQQATLAAGTEMGALTLAYRKK is encoded by the coding sequence ATGGCTCGAATCTCACGCAAAATCATTCGCTCGATCGCCTCCGTCTCCGCTTCCCTGACGGCAGCATCTGCGCCCGTCGCACTCTCCGCCCCGACACCCCAACCTGCCGCCGAGCAAGCCACCACCCACGCCTGGACCTTCCATCACGAGAACGTCCTCGGCACTTCCATGGAAGTCACACTCCGCGCCTCTGACAAGGTCTCCGCGCAGCGTGCAGAGACAGCCCTGCTCGCGGTCCTGGACTCGCGAACCAGCGTCCTGAGCGCGTGGAACCCGCAAAGTGAACTCAGCCGCTGGGCGGCAACTCGTGGCACCACCGAAAAAGTTTCGCCCGAACTGATGCGTGTCCTCGTCGCCTTCGACACATGGCGTGATCGCACCAACGGCGCTCTGGACGCCTCCGCAGAAACCGCCGCGCGCGTCTGGAAAGAGGCCACCGCGGAAGGCCGCACGCCCACAGACACAGAAATCCGCCGCGCCGTCGTCGCCATGCAGCAGCCGCACTGGACTCTGGATCGCACAAACGGAACCGCCACCCGCCTCAGCGATGCTCCGCTCGCGCTCGCATCCTTTGCCAAGAGCCTCATCGCCAGCGATGCAGCCGATGCAGCCCTGGCCTCGGGAGCCAGGGGCGTCATGCTGAACATCGGCGGCGACATCGTGGCGCGCGGAGACATGACGCAGATCGTGGACATCGCAAATCCCGCAGCCCACGCCGAGACCGAAGCCGCCATGGATCAGGTGATCGTCACCGACCGGGCCGTCGCCACCAGCGGATCCTATCGTCGCGGCTTCGACCTCACTTCCAACCTCGGTGCGCCCCAATTCGTGCCGCAGTTCTCGCACATCGTCGATCCCCGCACCGCCCAGCCCGCCGGACATATCCTCTCGTCGACCGTCATCGCCCACGACGCCGAAACCGCCGGAGCCCTCGCGACCGCCTTCAGTGTCCTGCAGCCGGAGGAGTCCGCCGCACTCGCAGCAAAGACGCCCGGCGTCGCCTATCTCCTCGTCACGCGTGACGGAACCCGCATCGCCAGCAGGAACTGGTCGGAGTATCAGACGAACTCCGTTCTGGAAGTCGCCTACGTTGCCGCGCACGGCAAGTCTGCAGCCCCATCCAGTGCAGCATGGAACCAGAGCTTTGAACTGATGATCCAGCTCGAGCTTGCACGCATCGACAGCCCGCGCTACCGCCGTCCCTACGTCGCCGTCTGGGTGGAAGACAAGGACCACTTCCCTGTCCGCACCCTGGCCCTCTGGCTTCAAAAGCCGCGCTGGCTGCCGGACCTGAAGAGCTGGTATCGCGACGACCAGGTGCGCAGCATGGCCGAAGGCAGCGATCTCTCCAAGACCGTCAGCTCCGCCACACGCGCTCCCGGAACCTACACCCTCAAGTGGGATGGCAAGGACAACGACGGCAAGCTCGTCCAGGCTGGCAAGTACACCATCTGCGTGGAAGTCACCCGCGAACACGGCACCTACGAGATCCAGCGGCAGGAGATGGATTTCAACGCCAAGCCGCAGCAGGCAACGCTGGCCGCCGGAACCGAAATGGGCGCGCTCACGCTCGCCTACAGAAAGAAATAG
- a CDS encoding EF-hand domain-containing protein → MQNMRSLVLLPVLLGSAALAQQQTQPPRPVLLALDTNHDGSLSESEILAAPTALLTLDANHDGIFSAEEYSPKEPVGGATPDEQVQRLMAFDKNGDGELTRDELPERMQRLMDRADTDHNGRLTATEIRAMASSQTAPTGRPMAPGQNPALRGDLLVNAIDLDHDGTLSAEEIKQASVSLKTLDVNNDGTISPNEMRPKVDPKARALHLLEEWDTNKDGKISKAEAPDRMQAQFEKYDTNGDGFLTMDEILVFFANADNSQPRAPRPNAQEKQ, encoded by the coding sequence ATGCAAAACATGAGGTCCCTTGTTCTTCTTCCAGTCCTCCTTGGGAGTGCCGCGCTCGCTCAGCAGCAGACCCAGCCTCCAAGGCCCGTTTTGCTGGCTTTAGATACCAATCACGACGGCTCCCTCTCCGAATCTGAGATCCTGGCCGCTCCCACCGCCTTACTGACTCTGGACGCCAATCACGACGGTATTTTCTCCGCAGAGGAGTATTCGCCCAAGGAACCCGTGGGTGGTGCGACGCCGGACGAGCAGGTACAGCGCCTGATGGCCTTCGACAAGAACGGCGACGGCGAACTAACCAGGGATGAACTCCCCGAACGCATGCAGCGCCTGATGGATCGCGCGGACACCGACCACAATGGCCGTCTCACTGCGACCGAGATCCGGGCCATGGCCTCGTCTCAAACCGCACCGACGGGCAGGCCGATGGCACCCGGGCAGAACCCGGCTCTGCGCGGGGATCTCCTCGTGAACGCAATCGATCTCGACCACGACGGCACTCTCTCCGCCGAAGAGATCAAGCAGGCGTCCGTCTCGTTGAAAACCCTTGACGTAAACAATGACGGCACCATCTCCCCAAATGAAATGCGCCCCAAGGTCGACCCGAAGGCCCGCGCCCTCCATCTGCTGGAAGAGTGGGACACCAATAAGGACGGTAAGATCTCGAAGGCCGAAGCCCCCGACCGCATGCAGGCGCAGTTTGAGAAGTACGACACCAACGGCGACGGTTTTCTGACCATGGACGAGATTCTGGTCTTCTTCGCCAATGCGGATAACTCGCAGCCCCGCGCACCCCGCCCCAACGCACAGGAGAAGCAGTAG
- a CDS encoding LolA family protein, producing the protein MKEKVRSLWLFCAFLAISPLLCAQSPDLHEIAGRVDAHYNHLTSLKLDYTERYSGMGQTRVETGTLLLKKPGRMRWNYASPAGKVFILNSKYAWFYTPGDPQAQRVAAKQLDDLRSPLRFLLGRLKIEKELTNLTIESSQNSAKIKGVPKGMEQRINAMTLACNTPTGILTGLKIEDADGSITEFSFTNLQENVPLNDADFEFVAPAGVTVIEGMPPS; encoded by the coding sequence ATGAAAGAAAAAGTGCGAAGTCTATGGCTCTTTTGCGCTTTTTTGGCGATCTCTCCTCTTCTTTGCGCCCAGTCGCCCGACCTGCATGAGATTGCAGGCCGGGTCGACGCGCACTACAACCATCTGACTTCTCTTAAGCTCGACTACACAGAGCGCTACTCCGGTATGGGGCAGACGCGCGTAGAAACCGGGACCCTGCTCCTGAAGAAACCCGGACGCATGCGCTGGAACTACGCCTCGCCTGCCGGTAAGGTCTTCATTCTGAATAGCAAATACGCCTGGTTCTACACCCCCGGCGATCCCCAGGCGCAGCGCGTGGCGGCCAAGCAGCTTGACGATCTCCGCTCCCCCCTGCGCTTCCTCCTCGGACGTCTCAAGATCGAAAAGGAACTCACGAACCTGACAATTGAGAGCTCGCAGAACTCGGCGAAGATCAAGGGAGTACCTAAAGGCATGGAGCAGCGCATCAACGCGATGACCCTCGCCTGCAACACCCCCACCGGCATCCTAACCGGCCTGAAGATCGAAGACGCGGACGGCTCCATCACGGAATTTTCCTTCACCAATCTTCAGGAAAACGTTCCTCTGAACGATGCCGACTTCGAGTTTGTTGCACCCGCCGGGGTCACCGTCATCGAAGGTATGCCTCCCTCATAA
- a CDS encoding type IV pilin protein, with the protein MTTLNQQQKNERGFTLIELLIVMSIIIIIATFAIPNITRIRRQGNETSAIQSIKAIVGAQLQYSSMYPQNGFACSLSSLGGEQTATPGPTAAGLIPSDLASGHKAGYVFALTNCTKVTVNNTDQFTSYQITAVPEAVGKSGDRGFCSDDGGQIKSDPKGGTACTQSIQ; encoded by the coding sequence ATGACGACCCTGAACCAACAGCAAAAGAACGAGCGCGGCTTTACCCTTATCGAGCTGCTCATCGTCATGTCCATCATCATCATCATCGCGACGTTCGCCATCCCGAACATCACGCGTATCCGCCGCCAGGGCAACGAAACCTCTGCCATCCAGTCCATCAAGGCCATCGTGGGAGCTCAACTCCAGTACTCCTCCATGTACCCGCAGAACGGCTTTGCCTGCTCACTCTCCTCTCTTGGCGGCGAACAGACTGCCACCCCCGGACCGACCGCTGCCGGCCTCATCCCCTCCGATCTCGCCAGCGGCCACAAGGCCGGATACGTCTTCGCTCTCACCAACTGCACCAAGGTCACGGTCAACAATACGGACCAGTTCACCTCCTACCAGATCACCGCCGTCCCTGAAGCCGTAGGCAAATCCGGCGACCGTGGTTTCTGCTCCGACGATGGCGGCCAGATCAAGTCCGACCCCAAGGGCGGGACAGCCTGCACGCAGTCGATCCAGTAA
- a CDS encoding RNA polymerase sigma-70 factor translates to MHKDSPDLGSIEEDALKAFKSVRARLFGIAYRMLGSAADAEDLVQDVWLRWQTTDRSVVLDAGAFLATITVRLAINEAQSARSRHETYVGSWLPEPVDTSEDPYLGAERGEALEFAVLLLLEKLSATERAAYVLREAFDYPYQQIAEILQITEANLRQHVSRARKHIADGRRASVDLTEQRRLLGAFIAAAQKGDLAALEELFAADIVSNADGGGIVRAARAPVEGRERVAKFITAVAPHFWKGVEVEFIEANGQPAALIVRDGSAVALAMIDATAEGIAQILWVMRPSKLMGVSRLLQGPRALL, encoded by the coding sequence ATGCATAAGGATTCTCCCGATCTGGGAAGCATAGAGGAAGATGCCCTTAAAGCTTTTAAGAGTGTGCGTGCACGCTTATTCGGGATCGCCTATCGCATGCTGGGAAGTGCGGCGGACGCAGAGGACCTTGTGCAGGATGTCTGGCTGCGGTGGCAGACGACGGACCGCAGCGTTGTTCTGGATGCAGGGGCATTCTTAGCGACGATCACGGTTCGTCTGGCGATCAACGAAGCCCAGTCCGCACGTTCACGCCATGAAACCTATGTGGGCTCGTGGCTTCCCGAACCTGTCGATACCAGCGAAGACCCTTATCTTGGAGCTGAACGGGGCGAGGCGCTGGAGTTTGCGGTTTTGTTATTGCTTGAAAAGCTCTCGGCGACGGAGCGGGCAGCCTATGTGCTTCGTGAAGCGTTCGACTATCCATACCAGCAGATCGCGGAGATTCTGCAGATCACTGAAGCGAATCTCCGCCAGCACGTGAGTCGTGCGCGTAAGCACATTGCGGATGGACGGCGCGCTTCCGTCGACCTCACCGAGCAACGACGTCTTCTCGGGGCTTTTATTGCAGCCGCTCAAAAAGGAGACCTCGCCGCTTTAGAAGAATTATTTGCTGCGGATATTGTCTCCAACGCGGATGGGGGTGGGATCGTACGCGCGGCACGCGCGCCTGTCGAAGGCCGCGAGCGTGTGGCGAAGTTTATTACGGCGGTTGCGCCGCATTTCTGGAAGGGCGTGGAGGTTGAGTTCATCGAGGCAAACGGCCAGCCGGCTGCTCTGATTGTGCGTGATGGCAGTGCTGTGGCTCTGGCTATGATCGACGCAACGGCGGAGGGTATTGCGCAGATCCTATGGGTGATGAGACCGAGCAAGTTGATGGGTGTTTCTCGCCTGTTGCAAGGGCCTCGCGCATTACTGTGA
- a CDS encoding ankyrin repeat domain-containing protein → MSYAANLGRDRIIEMLNAMGARDHEGALERATLQSQIGTARKLHAMMHSPRLRPDVLDGPAYTLSVSGTALLFELGARVEDDQGKSLAPVATVLETDSRKPEAKHRILEMYVQHGLKLPDTPTMALHRGRIDLLEEHLRRDPQMLRRTFRFEEIYPPELGCHDEVLATHGTPLAGATLLHMCVDYDEMEIARWLLDRGMPVDVKASVDADGFGGHTALFATVVSQPNLWMNRSGRPATAPVTQLLLDHGADANVRASLRKQLHPGYGEEILREFRDVTPLSYGESFQRKEFVNEAALRLIVEHGGHA, encoded by the coding sequence ATGAGCTATGCTGCGAATCTTGGGCGCGACCGGATCATTGAGATGTTGAACGCAATGGGCGCGCGCGATCATGAAGGAGCGCTTGAGCGAGCGACGCTTCAATCTCAGATTGGTACGGCTCGTAAGCTGCACGCGATGATGCATTCTCCACGGTTGAGGCCTGACGTTTTGGATGGCCCGGCCTATACGTTGAGCGTGTCCGGAACCGCGCTGCTCTTCGAGCTTGGCGCACGGGTGGAGGACGATCAAGGTAAATCGCTTGCTCCGGTCGCTACGGTTTTGGAGACGGATAGCCGCAAACCAGAGGCCAAGCACCGGATACTGGAGATGTATGTTCAACACGGATTGAAGTTGCCGGATACGCCGACGATGGCGCTGCATCGCGGGCGGATTGATTTACTCGAAGAGCATCTGCGGCGCGATCCACAGATGTTGCGGCGCACGTTTCGCTTTGAGGAGATCTATCCGCCGGAGTTGGGCTGTCATGACGAGGTGCTGGCAACGCATGGGACACCGTTGGCCGGAGCGACGCTGCTGCATATGTGTGTCGATTACGACGAGATGGAGATCGCCCGCTGGCTGCTGGATCGTGGGATGCCAGTGGATGTGAAAGCCAGTGTGGATGCGGATGGGTTTGGCGGACATACTGCTCTGTTCGCTACGGTGGTCTCGCAGCCGAACTTATGGATGAACCGGAGTGGACGGCCAGCGACGGCACCGGTCACCCAATTGTTGTTGGATCATGGTGCGGATGCGAACGTGCGCGCGTCGTTGCGGAAGCAGTTACATCCCGGCTACGGGGAGGAGATCCTGCGGGAGTTTCGCGATGTAACCCCGCTCTCGTATGGGGAGAGCTTTCAACGGAAAGAGTTTGTGAATGAAGCTGCTTTGCGTCTGATTGTCGAGCATGGAGGGCATGCGTAA
- a CDS encoding rhodanese-related sulfurtransferase, giving the protein MSYTVAAFYRFITLPDPATLREELLAEFASTDLRGTTLIATEGVNGTMAGLPETIDRFLNFLDVKIGLDRAEVKFSKSEELPFGRLLFKVKQEIIAFRKAKVDATQAGNYVQPEDWNALIADPEVLLLDTRNHYETEIGTFSGAVNPGINTFSDFVTYVRENLDPAAHPKVAMFCTGGIRCEKASAFMLQEGFSEVHHLKGGILKYLEDVPMQDSKWEGTCYVFDRRVAVGHADFE; this is encoded by the coding sequence ATGTCTTACACGGTTGCAGCCTTTTATCGATTCATCACTCTGCCCGATCCCGCAACGCTGCGCGAGGAGCTGCTCGCCGAATTCGCAAGCACAGATCTTCGCGGCACCACACTCATTGCCACCGAAGGTGTCAACGGCACCATGGCAGGTTTGCCTGAAACGATTGACCGTTTCCTGAATTTTCTCGACGTAAAAATCGGTTTGGATCGTGCCGAAGTAAAGTTTTCAAAGTCAGAAGAACTCCCTTTCGGCCGTCTGCTCTTCAAGGTCAAGCAGGAGATCATCGCCTTTCGCAAAGCGAAGGTGGACGCCACGCAGGCCGGAAACTACGTCCAGCCCGAAGACTGGAACGCTCTCATCGCAGATCCCGAAGTCCTCCTGCTCGACACGCGCAATCACTACGAAACAGAGATCGGTACCTTCAGCGGAGCAGTCAATCCAGGGATCAACACCTTCTCCGACTTCGTCACCTACGTACGCGAGAATCTGGATCCGGCCGCCCACCCGAAGGTCGCCATGTTCTGCACAGGCGGCATCCGTTGCGAAAAAGCCTCGGCCTTCATGCTGCAGGAAGGCTTCAGCGAAGTACATCACCTCAAGGGCGGCATACTGAAATATCTTGAGGACGTTCCCATGCAGGACAGCAAATGGGAAGGCACCTGCTACGTCTTCGACCGCAGAGTCGCCGTGGGACACGCAGACTTCGAATAG